A single region of the Pseudosulfitobacter pseudonitzschiae genome encodes:
- a CDS encoding ABC transporter ATP-binding protein: MTASLETKDLIIDLSGRRVLHGINLSIAAGSVVAVIGPNGCGKSTLLRTMTRILAPTSGQVFLDGTDIWQMPPRTAARTIAFLPQASQTPEGIRVRTLVERGRTPHMRPFQPLRTADRDAVDRALFLTGMTDLADRRVDRLSGGQRQRAWIALVLAQDTPVLVLDEPTTYLDLPHQIDLLRLINRLNKETGKTIIMVLHDLNLASHHTSRIIALRDGKVALDGAPSKVINSDNLATLFGTELNVQAGSANMPPLVMPS; this comes from the coding sequence ATGACAGCCTCGCTTGAGACAAAAGACCTTATTATTGACCTGTCGGGGCGACGGGTGTTGCACGGCATCAATTTATCCATCGCTGCGGGCAGTGTCGTGGCGGTGATCGGTCCGAACGGTTGTGGAAAATCCACCTTGCTGCGGACGATGACACGCATCCTTGCGCCCACGTCCGGTCAGGTATTTCTGGATGGCACCGACATCTGGCAGATGCCGCCGCGCACAGCGGCCCGTACCATCGCTTTTCTGCCGCAAGCTTCCCAGACACCCGAAGGAATAAGGGTGCGCACTCTGGTAGAGCGCGGGCGCACACCGCACATGCGCCCGTTTCAACCGCTTCGGACCGCAGATCGCGATGCGGTAGACAGGGCATTGTTCCTGACAGGCATGACTGATTTGGCGGATCGTCGGGTAGACCGACTGTCGGGCGGCCAAAGACAACGCGCGTGGATTGCGCTTGTGCTGGCACAAGACACGCCGGTTCTGGTGCTGGACGAACCTACCACCTATCTGGATTTACCACATCAGATCGACCTTCTGCGCCTTATAAACCGGCTGAACAAAGAGACCGGAAAAACTATCATCATGGTCCTGCACGACCTGAATCTGGCCAGCCACCATACCAGCCGCATCATCGCCTTGCGTGACGGCAAGGTGGCACTCGACGGCGCCCCGTCCAAGGTCATAAATTCAGACAATCTGGCAACGCTCTTCGGGACAGAGCTGAATGTACAGGCAGGCAGCGCGAACATGCCGCCCTTGGTGATGCCAAGCTGA
- a CDS encoding DUF1428 domain-containing protein: MTYLTGAVAAVPTANKDKYNDHVTAAWPLFKSYGATRMVENWGADVPKGKVTDFYGAVQAKEDETIVFSWIEWPDKATADASWGKMQDDPAMKDLPEMPFDGSRMVFGGFAPVYEAGTREGAGYYQGFLLAVPEKNKAPYAEMAHEGWKMFEKGGALGMIENWGEDVPHGKTTDFYRATKAEKGEVPVFSWTAWPDRATCDAAAKAMEAEMSDMDMSDMPFDGMRMMWAGFEPLFDSATKA, translated from the coding sequence ATGACTTATCTCACGGGTGCCGTGGCCGCCGTTCCAACTGCCAACAAGGACAAGTATAACGACCATGTCACAGCGGCATGGCCCTTGTTCAAATCCTATGGTGCCACCCGCATGGTCGAAAACTGGGGCGCGGATGTGCCCAAAGGGAAAGTCACCGATTTCTATGGCGCCGTGCAGGCCAAGGAAGACGAGACCATCGTATTCTCGTGGATCGAATGGCCGGACAAGGCGACAGCGGACGCCTCGTGGGGGAAAATGCAGGATGATCCCGCAATGAAGGATCTGCCAGAAATGCCCTTTGACGGCAGCAGGATGGTATTTGGCGGGTTTGCCCCCGTCTACGAGGCCGGAACACGCGAGGGTGCCGGCTATTATCAGGGTTTCCTTTTGGCGGTTCCGGAAAAGAACAAGGCACCCTATGCCGAAATGGCGCACGAAGGTTGGAAGATGTTCGAAAAAGGCGGTGCCCTCGGCATGATCGAGAATTGGGGAGAAGACGTGCCCCATGGCAAGACCACAGACTTTTACCGCGCAACCAAAGCCGAAAAAGGCGAGGTGCCGGTGTTCAGTTGGACGGCCTGGCCTGACCGCGCAACCTGCGATGCCGCAGCCAAGGCGATGGAAGCCGAGATGTCGGATATGGACATGTCCGACATGCCTTTTGACGGAATGCGGATGATGTGGGCGGGCTTTGAGCCATTGTTCGATTCAGCGACGAAGGCCTAA
- a CDS encoding VOC family protein: MAKNSICLWYDTDAEAAARFYADVFPDSEVTGVHHAPGDYPSGKAGDVLTVTFTVLGIPCLGLNGGKAFKHSEAFSFQVSTEDQEETDRYWDAIVGNGGEESACGWCRDKWGISWQITPRVLMEALAAGGGEAKRAFEAMMEMKKIDVATIERARRG; this comes from the coding sequence ATCGCAAAGAACTCGATATGTCTGTGGTACGATACCGACGCCGAAGCGGCGGCCCGTTTCTATGCCGATGTTTTCCCTGACAGCGAAGTGACCGGTGTCCATCACGCACCTGGCGATTATCCTTCTGGCAAGGCAGGCGATGTTCTGACCGTCACCTTCACTGTTCTCGGAATTCCCTGCTTGGGGCTGAATGGCGGAAAGGCTTTCAAACACAGCGAGGCATTTTCGTTTCAGGTGTCCACCGAAGATCAGGAAGAGACCGACCGTTATTGGGACGCCATTGTCGGAAATGGCGGCGAAGAAAGCGCCTGCGGCTGGTGCAGGGACAAATGGGGCATATCTTGGCAGATTACCCCAAGGGTGTTGATGGAGGCCCTTGCCGCAGGTGGCGGCGAAGCCAAACGTGCCTTTGAAGCGATGATGGAGATGAAGAAAATCGACGTCGCCACAATCGAGCGGGCGCGCCGCGGGTAG
- a CDS encoding winged helix-turn-helix transcriptional regulator, with the protein MTSRAKNNRIRYDEGCLVAHALNLIGDRWALLVVRELMFAPKRFQMIRAGLPGVTASVLTGRLTQLVQAGVVIHDERLGIYTLTDAGRGLLPVLEALCRWALTVPGHDPSRFISPSALMISMGVCLVPERANGREMLAGFAFKGEAFEMQLTNGRLQTTSVNRPQASFVLVGNGNTLAAAVYGATPLPSLTAQGIVSAEGDTVAAEEFLSLFRLAPQG; encoded by the coding sequence ATGACTAGTCGGGCAAAAAACAACCGAATTCGCTATGATGAAGGCTGCCTTGTTGCCCATGCGCTGAACCTGATCGGGGATCGCTGGGCGCTGCTGGTTGTGCGCGAATTGATGTTTGCGCCCAAACGGTTCCAGATGATCCGGGCTGGCCTGCCGGGAGTCACGGCAAGCGTGCTGACCGGTCGTCTGACGCAGCTCGTACAAGCGGGGGTGGTCATTCACGATGAGCGGCTTGGCATCTACACTCTGACCGATGCAGGGCGCGGCTTGCTCCCCGTTCTCGAAGCACTCTGTCGTTGGGCCTTGACCGTGCCGGGGCACGATCCTTCACGGTTTATCAGCCCCTCGGCGCTTATGATCTCTATGGGGGTCTGTTTGGTCCCGGAACGCGCAAACGGGCGCGAGATGCTGGCAGGGTTCGCGTTCAAAGGCGAAGCCTTTGAAATGCAACTGACCAACGGACGCTTGCAGACCACATCGGTTAACCGCCCCCAAGCTTCGTTTGTTCTGGTGGGCAACGGGAACACGCTGGCGGCGGCAGTGTACGGCGCAACACCTTTACCGAGCTTGACGGCGCAAGGGATTGTCAGCGCCGAGGGCGACACCGTTGCAGCCGAAGAGTTCCTCTCGCTGTTCAGGCTCGCGCCTCAGGGGTGA
- a CDS encoding cupin domain-containing protein, translating to MNTENPKSTAGMVIELPPGGGRRYEMGKLTALFKADEENTRAIYSVSEWILQPGQEGVGAHSHEANDEVFFVLEGCPETRVGDIWKPYETGAFIRIPAGVVHDFRNATRQSARLLNFFIPGGFERDMPKIVEWFEQN from the coding sequence ATGAATACAGAAAACCCGAAATCAACTGCGGGCATGGTTATAGAATTGCCTCCCGGTGGAGGGCGACGCTATGAAATGGGGAAGTTGACCGCCCTTTTTAAAGCCGACGAGGAGAACACGCGCGCCATATACAGCGTGTCGGAATGGATTCTTCAGCCAGGGCAGGAAGGCGTCGGAGCGCATAGCCACGAGGCAAACGACGAGGTCTTTTTTGTTCTCGAAGGATGTCCCGAAACACGTGTTGGCGATATCTGGAAGCCTTACGAGACAGGCGCGTTTATACGGATACCAGCCGGTGTGGTTCATGATTTCCGCAATGCGACCCGGCAGTCCGCCCGGCTTTTGAACTTTTTCATACCGGGCGGGTTCGAGCGTGACATGCCAAAAATTGTGGAATGGTTTGAGCAAAACTAA
- a CDS encoding VOC family protein, protein MSHPVKGIDHCFALVQDLDKAADQYAALGFTLSPRGLHSEAKGSANYTIMFPEDYFELLGLLRATPLNAARGRALVDQGQGLHAIACRIDTAEAAAAALADLGIGTHGLGSFERPVPLPDGGSAMAAFSTVVFDDAEVPMGSVFMCQHKTPETVWLPELLDHPNTACGLGAFLAISTDPAQDGERFARLWADSAVVTTKGGVSVETGANSAPLILLGRDAVQALYPSIDLSLTPKGAFTGLRIKVADMNAVRHCLADANITAIPTALGLAVAPQDASGVIVEFVPA, encoded by the coding sequence ATGTCCCATCCCGTTAAAGGCATAGATCACTGTTTTGCGCTGGTGCAAGATCTGGACAAGGCTGCCGACCAATATGCTGCACTGGGGTTCACGCTGTCCCCGCGCGGTTTGCATTCCGAGGCTAAAGGCTCGGCCAACTACACCATCATGTTTCCCGAGGACTACTTTGAACTTCTGGGCCTGTTGCGCGCGACACCGCTGAACGCGGCGCGGGGCAGGGCGCTGGTGGATCAGGGGCAGGGCCTGCACGCCATTGCCTGCCGGATCGACACTGCCGAAGCTGCTGCCGCCGCACTTGCCGATCTTGGCATCGGAACGCACGGACTGGGCAGTTTCGAACGGCCTGTGCCCTTGCCCGATGGCGGATCGGCAATGGCCGCATTTTCAACGGTTGTATTCGATGATGCCGAAGTGCCAATGGGCTCGGTTTTTATGTGCCAGCACAAGACGCCGGAGACCGTTTGGCTACCGGAATTGCTGGATCACCCCAACACCGCCTGCGGGCTTGGCGCATTCCTTGCCATTTCGACAGACCCTGCGCAGGACGGTGAACGTTTTGCGCGGCTTTGGGCGGACAGCGCTGTGGTGACGACCAAGGGCGGCGTGTCGGTTGAAACCGGTGCGAATTCCGCGCCACTTATTCTGCTGGGCAGGGATGCGGTGCAGGCGCTGTATCCAAGCATTGATCTGTCTTTGACGCCAAAGGGCGCATTTACGGGTTTGCGGATCAAAGTGGCTGATATGAATGCGGTGCGTCATTGCTTGGCGGATGCAAATATCACTGCAATCCCGACGGCACTGGGGTTGGCTGTTGCACCACAGGATGCGTCGGGTGTCATCGTGGAGTTTGTGCCCGCATGA
- a CDS encoding Crp/Fnr family transcriptional regulator has translation MSTQNSPLIRKLGAYVSLSDPELAVLEKFHQHRRTFVDKNDLVYEGQTDPSAYILAKGWVCSYKLLRGGGRQIVDFQIPGDFLGLRSVLFRTADHSIEPIKTVEASEVKIKDIFGAFETCPRLATAILWAASADEAIVVERLVSLGRRNATERVAHLLLELGARLKLVGLAKEGSYECPLSQYLLADALGLSAIHINRVLRQLREEGLLTFRDGIVTFDNLEKLVELAGFDTAYLDYEGPMLK, from the coding sequence ATGAGCACCCAGAATAGCCCGCTTATACGTAAACTTGGTGCCTATGTTTCACTGTCTGACCCCGAGCTTGCGGTTTTGGAGAAATTCCACCAGCATCGGCGGACCTTTGTCGACAAAAACGATCTTGTATATGAGGGGCAGACCGACCCTTCCGCCTATATTCTGGCCAAAGGGTGGGTGTGCTCTTACAAACTTCTGCGGGGTGGCGGGCGTCAGATTGTAGATTTCCAGATACCGGGCGATTTTTTGGGGCTGCGGAGCGTTCTTTTCAGAACTGCGGATCACAGCATCGAACCGATCAAGACAGTCGAAGCCTCGGAGGTGAAAATCAAAGATATCTTCGGGGCGTTCGAGACCTGTCCACGTCTTGCAACGGCCATTCTTTGGGCTGCGTCCGCCGATGAGGCCATCGTTGTCGAGCGGCTTGTCAGTCTGGGGCGACGTAATGCGACCGAGCGTGTTGCGCATCTGCTGTTGGAACTCGGAGCACGCCTGAAATTGGTCGGACTGGCAAAAGAGGGCAGTTATGAGTGCCCGTTGTCGCAGTATCTTCTGGCCGATGCGCTGGGTTTGAGCGCGATTCACATCAACCGAGTTCTCCGGCAACTGCGCGAAGAAGGCTTGCTGACTTTTCGCGATGGAATCGTGACTTTTGACAATCTGGAAAAACTTGTCGAACTCGCTGGTTTCGACACGGCGTATCTGGATTACGAAGGCCCGATGCTGAAATAA
- a CDS encoding Lrp/AsnC family transcriptional regulator gives MTEKPRKTGTKSIDTITFDEIDQQILDILQCDSDTVISAISDAVGLSPTPCWRRIKRMEEAGLIKKRVALVDQVRANMPMTIFIGVTTPRHEIGWLQRFCDLIDEIPEVVEAYRLTGTVDYILKVVVPDMSAYDNVYKKMIERLEFSQINSMISMEELKFTTAIPTKYL, from the coding sequence ATGACGGAAAAGCCGCGTAAGACCGGGACAAAGTCGATTGATACGATCACTTTCGACGAGATCGACCAGCAAATTCTGGATATTCTGCAATGTGACAGTGATACCGTGATCAGCGCGATCTCGGATGCGGTCGGGCTGTCGCCCACACCCTGTTGGCGCCGGATCAAACGGATGGAAGAAGCGGGGCTGATCAAAAAGCGCGTGGCGCTGGTCGATCAGGTCCGAGCCAATATGCCAATGACGATATTCATAGGCGTCACCACACCGCGCCACGAGATTGGCTGGCTACAGCGGTTTTGCGATCTGATCGACGAGATTCCCGAAGTCGTCGAGGCGTATCGGCTTACGGGGACGGTCGATTATATCCTGAAGGTCGTCGTTCCGGACATGAGCGCATATGACAATGTGTACAAGAAGATGATCGAGCGGTTGGAGTTCAGCCAGATCAATTCGATGATCTCAATGGAAGAACTGAAGTTTACGACAGCCATTCCAACAAAGTATCTTTGA